A region from the Diadema setosum chromosome 13, eeDiaSeto1, whole genome shotgun sequence genome encodes:
- the LOC140237029 gene encoding uncharacterized protein: MAGTRTTKNLIKEILQDDEVLKVMKEAVIQALDSKFQELFTRLEEQAGQILDLQHKVDSSERDLAALKVNAEKDRHLIAKLQSDLNNQEQYSRRNCLRIFGVAEADKENTDDVVCRIANQKLGVELRRDDIDRSHRVQRRSPPPVGSSKPRAIIVKMTSYRLRQHLLTNRKKLKGTGLSICEDLTDSNRSLLHDAFLASRTQNSKVVSAWSQDGRIIVSVRTSDGKTMRRQIHSKADLTRL, translated from the coding sequence ATGGCTGGTACCCGGACAACAAAGAACCTCATTAAGGAGATCCTCCAGGATGATGAGGTACTGAAGGTCATGAAAGAAGCTGTGATACAAGCACTTGACTCCAAATTCCAGGAGCTCTTCACTAGACTCGAGGAACAGGCTGGGCAGATTCTTGATCTTCAGCATAAAGTAGACTCTTCAGAGCGAGATCTTGCTGCACTCAAGGTAAATGCTGAAAAGGATCGCCACCTGATTGCAAAACTGCAATCTGACCTGAACAATCAGGAGCAGTACTCCCGCAGAAACTGTTTGCGCATTTTTGGTGTCGCGGAAGCTGACAAGGAAAACACAGATGACGTTGTCTGTCGGATCGCCAATCAGAAGCTCGGAGTGGAGCTACGACGAGATGACATTGATCGCAGTCACCGCGTTCAGCGACGATCTCCACCGCCAGTCGGATCATCCAAGCCGAGAGCGATAATTGTGAAGATGACATCATACCGACTTCGCCAACACCTGCTCACGAACAGAAAGAAGCTGAAAGGCACCGGTCTGAGCATCTGTGAAGACTTGACTGACTCCAATCGATCTCTCCTCCATGATGCCTTTCTTGCCAGTAGAACACAGAACAGCAAAGTTGTCTCCGCTTGGTCACAAGATGGCAGAATCATTGTATCAGTGAGGACATCAGACGGAAAAACAATGCGCAGACAAATTCACAGCAAAGCCGATCTGACCAGGTTGTAA